A DNA window from Candidatus Protochlamydia naegleriophila contains the following coding sequences:
- a CDS encoding YkgJ family cysteine cluster protein, with product MLKVIQDEKPWYANGLSFECTGCGQCCTGAPGYIWVNEEEIEQIAAHLNLSIQEFADRFLRRIKGRFSLLERPHTYDCVFLKDRKCQIYSVRPTQCRTYPWWPQNLKSEKDWREAAAWCEGICANAPTVPYETISQQLAIQIGETPNGDSSL from the coding sequence ATGCTGAAAGTTATTCAAGATGAAAAGCCCTGGTATGCAAACGGCCTCTCTTTTGAGTGCACAGGCTGCGGTCAATGCTGTACCGGAGCTCCAGGTTACATTTGGGTCAATGAAGAAGAAATAGAACAGATTGCAGCCCATCTCAATTTATCCATCCAGGAATTTGCCGATCGCTTTTTGCGCAGGATCAAAGGTCGCTTCTCTTTACTAGAGCGCCCGCACACCTACGACTGCGTTTTTTTAAAAGACAGAAAGTGCCAAATTTACTCTGTTCGCCCAACCCAGTGCCGCACCTACCCCTGGTGGCCGCAAAATCTCAAATCAGAAAAAGATTGGCGCGAAGCTGCTGCGTGGTGTGAAGGCATTTGTGCCAATGCTCCAACTGTCCCTTATGAAACGATCTCCCAGCAATTGGCCATTCAAATCGGAGAAACGCCTAATGGAGACTCCTCCCTATAA
- a CDS encoding sodium-dependent transporter, with the protein MQKQREHWSSHLGFILAAAGSAIGLGTLWKFPYVTGENGGGIFVFIYILCTFFIGIPVFIAELVLGRKAQRGAVGIFANLANNSAAWKSVGWLGVASSFLIMSFYSVLAGWGLNYVFMSLSQFYENRTAQEISNIFDVLSSSADITLFWHFLFTALTAAVVYRGVRQGIEYWSRFMTIGLLVILVGMCLFAMTLEGFKEGVQFIFYPDLARFKPSAAIEALGLSFFTLSLGQGIMLTYGSYMRRGDDIPKTAVIIGVMIVLISLLAGLMIFPIIFTFGFAPEAGPGLVFKTLPVLFAKLPGALFISTGFFILFVFTALTSAVALIEVVAANFTDLLGWSRQKAVLVVAISCFVFGIPSALSNTNTLFANWPAIYGKTFFQTIDDLVTLWFLPIGGLLVSIFTGWILDKELGKEEFNSGTALRWLWRPWMIFVRWVAPIAIVFIILQQSGLIDIDAYFGRRAIPNQPL; encoded by the coding sequence ATGCAGAAACAACGAGAACATTGGAGTTCACATTTAGGATTTATTTTAGCAGCGGCTGGATCGGCAATCGGTCTGGGCACATTATGGAAGTTTCCCTATGTGACGGGTGAGAATGGAGGGGGGATCTTTGTTTTCATCTATATTCTTTGCACGTTTTTTATTGGCATTCCTGTTTTTATTGCAGAGCTTGTTTTAGGACGCAAAGCGCAAAGAGGCGCGGTTGGAATTTTTGCCAATTTGGCCAATAATTCAGCTGCCTGGAAAAGCGTTGGCTGGCTGGGAGTCGCTTCTTCATTTTTGATCATGTCATTTTATAGCGTGTTAGCCGGTTGGGGACTCAACTATGTTTTCATGTCGCTTAGCCAGTTTTATGAAAATCGGACGGCGCAAGAAATTTCTAATATTTTTGACGTCCTGTCATCATCGGCGGACATTACCCTCTTTTGGCACTTCCTCTTCACTGCTTTAACGGCGGCGGTTGTCTATCGTGGAGTGAGGCAAGGGATTGAATACTGGAGCCGCTTCATGACGATTGGATTATTGGTGATTTTGGTTGGCATGTGCTTGTTTGCCATGACCCTTGAAGGTTTTAAGGAAGGGGTGCAATTCATTTTTTATCCTGATTTAGCCCGCTTTAAACCGTCGGCAGCCATCGAAGCACTCGGGCTGTCTTTTTTTACTCTGAGTTTAGGGCAGGGGATCATGCTTACCTATGGCAGCTATATGCGTCGCGGAGATGATATTCCAAAAACGGCGGTGATCATTGGCGTTATGATCGTTTTGATTTCTCTTTTGGCGGGATTGATGATTTTCCCAATCATCTTTACTTTCGGCTTTGCTCCAGAAGCTGGACCCGGCCTAGTCTTTAAGACCCTACCTGTTTTATTTGCCAAGCTGCCAGGGGCTTTATTCATTTCCACTGGTTTTTTTATTCTTTTTGTCTTTACAGCGCTGACCTCTGCCGTCGCTTTGATCGAAGTCGTGGCAGCGAACTTTACCGATCTGCTCGGATGGTCGCGCCAAAAGGCTGTTCTAGTGGTGGCAATCAGTTGCTTTGTTTTTGGAATTCCGAGCGCTTTATCAAACACGAATACGCTATTTGCCAACTGGCCGGCCATTTACGGAAAGACATTTTTCCAGACGATTGATGATTTGGTCACGCTTTGGTTTTTACCAATTGGCGGTTTGCTAGTCTCTATTTTTACTGGATGGATTCTGGATAAAGAGTTGGGAAAAGAAGAATTTAATTCTGGAACGGCCCTGCGTTGGCTATGGCGTCCATGGATGATTTTTGTCCGTTGGGTTGCACCAATAGCCATTGTTTTCATTATCTTGCAGCAAAGCGGATTAATCGATATCGATGCCTATTTTGGACGCAGGGCAATACCCAATCAGCCGCTTTAG
- a CDS encoding FecCD family ABC transporter permease, whose protein sequence is MKSFCFYLFLLLLLLLASALFTISSGETPWSTVWQGALLRLHENSSDWNPLLDERLPRLLVLICTGASLAVSGAVMQSLFHNPLASPSILGISSGGCLAVVLVFIFNLRFSHPYALPLAAFLGCLLTLCIVYAIARYQEGAHLTNLILTGIAISTLLIAVQSLILYALRDHWQLIQTITEWEAGSTTDRGWQHVHMQLPLTLVGLWGCCNYRQEMNILALGEEEATNLGVDVKRVRWRLFLCISLLTGGALAAVGMIAFFGLVLPHVIRRLQGPDHLTLIPLCIVAGAAILTSIDVSLRFFDLHAISIGNFSAIIGGSCFLILLFRSQRRLAF, encoded by the coding sequence ATGAAATCTTTCTGCTTTTACCTTTTTCTTTTACTCTTATTATTGCTAGCTAGCGCTCTCTTTACCATCAGCAGCGGAGAAACCCCCTGGTCAACTGTCTGGCAAGGAGCTCTTCTTCGCCTTCACGAAAATAGTTCAGATTGGAACCCTCTGCTCGATGAACGCTTACCGCGCCTACTCGTTTTAATCTGCACCGGAGCCTCTTTAGCTGTATCGGGCGCAGTGATGCAGTCCTTGTTCCACAATCCTTTGGCCTCACCGAGCATTCTAGGAATTAGCTCAGGTGGATGTCTGGCTGTCGTTCTAGTCTTTATTTTCAATTTACGCTTCAGTCATCCTTATGCTCTTCCCTTAGCCGCCTTTCTCGGCTGCCTTCTCACCCTTTGCATCGTCTATGCTATTGCGAGATATCAGGAAGGAGCCCATTTAACCAATCTCATTCTCACAGGCATTGCCATTTCAACCCTACTCATTGCCGTACAAAGCCTCATCTTGTATGCCCTGCGGGATCACTGGCAGCTGATTCAGACCATTACAGAATGGGAAGCCGGCTCTACCACCGATAGGGGTTGGCAGCACGTGCATATGCAACTTCCTTTGACGCTTGTTGGATTATGGGGATGCTGTAACTACAGGCAAGAAATGAATATTTTGGCCCTTGGCGAAGAAGAGGCCACAAATCTTGGAGTAGATGTGAAAAGGGTGCGCTGGCGCCTGTTTCTTTGCATTTCTCTTTTGACGGGTGGCGCCTTAGCAGCCGTCGGCATGATTGCCTTTTTTGGACTCGTTCTACCCCATGTCATTCGCCGCCTGCAAGGCCCCGATCATCTCACCCTCATTCCACTTTGCATAGTTGCCGGAGCTGCCATCTTGACCTCTATCGACGTTTCGCTGAGATTTTTTGACTTGCACGCCATTTCAATCGGCAATTTTTCTGCCATCATTGGAGGAAGCTGTTTTTTAATCCTCCTTTTCCGTTCACAAAGACGCTTAGCCTTTTAG
- a CDS encoding ABC transporter ATP-binding protein, with protein MTLKTHGLTYQLKEKKLIEQISLTFEPGFVYGILGPNGSGKSTLLKTMTGIWQPTAGRVEWQGEPLLQKPRAEISRTLSLVPQNPLLHFDFLVEDIVKMGRYSHGYIPKRDEVLIQSILEKVDAWHLRKQFLSQLSGGEKQRVYIARALVTEAPVLLLDEPTSYLDVRHQLEIWKLLRVLAEHGKTVIVAVHDLLAANRFCDCLSILHQGTCVATGLYDAVVNPALLHSIFGIQLTNQKGFSYDLSS; from the coding sequence ATGACACTGAAAACACACGGATTGACTTACCAACTCAAAGAAAAAAAGCTAATCGAACAGATTTCACTCACCTTTGAACCGGGATTTGTCTATGGCATTCTAGGACCCAACGGGTCGGGAAAATCCACGCTGCTCAAAACTATGACTGGTATTTGGCAGCCCACGGCTGGAAGAGTTGAATGGCAAGGTGAGCCCCTGTTGCAAAAGCCGCGCGCTGAAATTAGCCGTACCTTGTCCCTCGTTCCGCAAAATCCCCTCCTCCACTTCGACTTCTTGGTCGAAGACATTGTCAAAATGGGACGCTATTCACATGGATACATCCCAAAACGAGATGAGGTATTGATCCAGTCGATCCTCGAAAAAGTGGATGCCTGGCATCTGAGAAAGCAGTTTTTATCGCAATTGTCCGGCGGCGAAAAGCAAAGAGTGTACATTGCAAGAGCTCTCGTCACAGAAGCTCCTGTGCTGCTCCTGGATGAACCCACCTCTTATTTGGACGTACGCCATCAATTGGAAATCTGGAAGCTCTTAAGGGTTTTAGCAGAGCACGGCAAAACGGTCATCGTTGCCGTCCATGATTTACTAGCAGCCAATCGCTTTTGCGATTGCCTCTCCATTCTCCATCAAGGAACATGTGTCGCAACAGGCCTTTACGATGCAGTCGTCAATCCAGCCCTACTTCACTCTATTTTTGGCATTCAGCTCACAAACCAAAAGGGCTTTTCTTACGACTTGTCTTCTTAG
- a CDS encoding ABC transporter substrate-binding protein: MSKPLSTSILYLALASFVMGWWILAFRIHQPSSIQAPLSEQAALTLQTSDLLPFLSPLQRDSLHQALAGDRRLMLELMSQWQKDSEVLMTKGVSGIQALTDDAFLQAHLLSRLIDESSDAQLSALNRHVRLKEIQDDAGRLIKLEDTFTRFLPQSYVAASFLLAIASPNEIIAIPKGLRDLPQLYAPDLLDRIPHQVEYYRGEKLYLARPHLAFIAHYSHPPTLEMLRNQGIRLCTIKNIDTLSDIQETLLKIGHASNHPLEANLLALFINASFMAIDNRLRALEQLTPHSTSSLTQVLYLYYHHQYMLPTTKSLSGQLVERAFSHCKSLKCPIKQSSTEWRVPFDQEKIINYNPDCLILSVPSSATGFKEWMETDKVFQRLKALRSNRLFIVDETVQESPTQYIILAYFDLLQALAGAYCL; encoded by the coding sequence ATCAGCCAAGCTCGATTCAAGCCCCGCTTTCAGAGCAGGCGGCTCTAACTCTGCAGACATCCGATCTTCTACCTTTTCTATCCCCTTTGCAGCGCGACTCTCTTCACCAGGCATTGGCGGGAGATAGGCGCCTCATGCTTGAGTTGATGTCTCAATGGCAAAAAGATTCTGAAGTCCTAATGACCAAAGGGGTGAGCGGCATCCAAGCCCTGACAGACGACGCTTTTCTACAAGCCCACTTGCTCTCTCGTCTGATCGACGAATCCTCTGATGCTCAATTAAGCGCTCTCAATCGGCACGTGCGCCTAAAAGAAATACAAGATGATGCTGGACGTCTGATTAAATTAGAGGACACCTTCACCCGTTTTCTACCCCAAAGCTATGTAGCAGCAAGCTTTCTCCTCGCCATTGCCTCTCCCAATGAGATTATCGCCATACCAAAAGGCTTAAGAGATCTGCCTCAACTCTATGCGCCTGATCTTCTCGATCGAATCCCCCATCAAGTGGAATACTACCGAGGCGAAAAACTTTATCTAGCCCGTCCTCACCTCGCCTTTATTGCCCACTACTCGCATCCTCCCACTTTAGAGATGCTGCGCAATCAAGGCATTCGCCTCTGCACCATCAAAAATATCGATACATTGAGTGACATTCAAGAAACGCTGCTTAAGATTGGGCACGCCAGCAATCACCCTTTAGAAGCCAATCTGCTTGCGCTTTTTATTAATGCCTCTTTCATGGCTATTGACAACCGTCTGCGTGCACTCGAACAACTAACTCCCCATTCAACCTCTTCTTTAACCCAAGTCCTATATCTCTATTACCACCACCAATACATGCTTCCGACAACCAAATCTTTGAGTGGTCAACTTGTTGAGAGAGCCTTTAGCCACTGTAAAAGCCTCAAATGTCCCATTAAGCAAAGTTCTACAGAATGGCGCGTTCCTTTTGATCAAGAAAAAATTATCAATTACAATCCTGATTGCCTAATCCTCTCAGTTCCTTCAAGCGCCACTGGTTTTAAAGAATGGATGGAAACCGATAAAGTTTTCCAAAGGCTCAAGGCCTTGCGTTCAAACCGCCTCTTTATAGTCGATGAAACCGTCCAGGAATCTCCTACACAGTACATCATCTTAGCCTATTTCGATCTCTTACAAGCTCTAGCTGGTGCTTATTGTCTATGA